In Paenarthrobacter sp. GOM3, a single window of DNA contains:
- a CDS encoding type I restriction-modification system subunit M, giving the protein MAPRQSKTGELGLEASLWEAANRLRSSMDPSEYKHVVLGLVFLKYVSDNFEKRRTEAALNMADSTSDMYLPDEGARERFLDDRDIYTSVGAFWIPAGHRWDDLRSAAKLTDIGVRVDNAMDAIEKENPSLKGVLPKSYASKDLAPDKLGGLIDLFSNEDLAAAEHDDQDVLGRVYEYFLSQFGSGADQSGGEYYSPRSIVKTMVEMLEPYKGRVFDPACGSGGMFVQSANFTAAHSGGDKNKISVYGQEMNPTTWRLAKMNLAIRGIEANLGPEWGDSFADDKHKDLRADFIITNPPFGSKVYWAADALQSETKRFPYGMPPASKVNYAWLQNYLHHLSPTGTAATVMPNGSLTSNTNNEGEIRRKMIEGDKVECIVSLPGQLFYGTPIPICLWFMTHDKKKKFGDGAAARRDRQGEVLFIDAQKLGHMVSRNQKAFSDEDIAKIADTYHAWRGEVIEGGYADVEGFCKSATTTEIEAAGWALAPGRFVGSEAVVDDGVPVEVKIVELRDSIKAGFAARKAIQSRIEESLDRLVVEEDV; this is encoded by the coding sequence AGCGTCCCTCTGGGAAGCGGCTAACCGCCTGCGTTCCTCCATGGACCCGTCAGAGTACAAGCACGTCGTGCTTGGTTTGGTCTTCCTGAAGTACGTTTCGGACAACTTTGAGAAGCGCCGTACAGAAGCCGCGCTCAACATGGCGGACTCAACCTCCGACATGTATCTGCCCGATGAGGGCGCACGCGAGCGATTCCTTGATGACCGGGACATCTACACTAGCGTCGGTGCCTTCTGGATTCCTGCCGGTCACAGGTGGGATGACCTGCGCAGTGCAGCGAAGCTGACGGACATCGGCGTCCGTGTAGACAACGCAATGGATGCTATTGAGAAAGAAAATCCGTCCCTGAAGGGTGTGCTTCCGAAGAGCTACGCCAGCAAGGACTTGGCTCCGGACAAGCTCGGCGGTCTCATCGACTTGTTCTCCAACGAGGACCTCGCGGCGGCTGAACATGATGATCAGGACGTACTCGGAAGAGTCTACGAATACTTCCTGTCCCAATTCGGTTCCGGTGCCGACCAGTCCGGCGGTGAATACTATTCCCCGCGCTCCATCGTGAAGACCATGGTCGAAATGCTGGAGCCATACAAGGGACGTGTCTTCGACCCAGCATGTGGGTCGGGCGGCATGTTCGTGCAGTCTGCGAACTTCACCGCTGCCCACTCTGGCGGCGACAAAAACAAAATCTCCGTCTACGGGCAGGAAATGAATCCTACGACATGGCGGTTGGCGAAGATGAACCTCGCCATTCGGGGAATTGAAGCCAACCTTGGTCCAGAGTGGGGAGACTCATTTGCTGACGACAAGCACAAGGACTTGCGAGCGGACTTCATCATTACCAATCCGCCTTTCGGGAGCAAGGTCTACTGGGCTGCGGACGCTTTGCAGTCTGAGACCAAACGATTCCCGTACGGCATGCCACCAGCATCGAAAGTCAACTACGCGTGGTTGCAGAACTACCTCCATCACCTGTCTCCGACAGGCACTGCCGCCACAGTAATGCCGAACGGCTCGTTGACTTCTAACACAAACAACGAGGGTGAAATTCGTCGCAAGATGATCGAGGGCGACAAGGTGGAGTGCATAGTCAGTCTGCCGGGTCAGTTGTTCTACGGCACGCCGATTCCGATCTGCCTGTGGTTCATGACGCACGACAAAAAGAAGAAGTTCGGGGATGGTGCAGCAGCTCGCCGTGACCGCCAAGGTGAGGTCTTGTTCATTGACGCTCAGAAACTTGGGCACATGGTTAGCCGGAACCAGAAGGCATTCAGCGATGAGGACATTGCCAAGATCGCGGACACTTACCACGCTTGGCGTGGGGAAGTAATAGAAGGCGGTTATGCCGACGTTGAAGGATTCTGCAAGTCAGCGACAACGACTGAGATCGAAGCTGCTGGTTGGGCGTTGGCTCCGGGTCGCTTCGTGGGCAGTGAGGCTGTTGTTGATGATGGCGTGCCCGTAGAAGTAAAGATCGTTGAGCTTCGCGACTCGATTAAGGCTGGTTTCGCGGCGCGCAAAGCCATCCAGTCGCGAATCGAAGAATCCCTCGACCGACTGGTGGTGGAAGAAGATGTCTAA